One part of the Azospirillum sp. B510 genome encodes these proteins:
- a CDS encoding glycosyltransferase family 4 protein, with translation MPDASTHPRPPDFDRPSGSLSLADVPVPGDLLLVAQSYWPEPAGSAPMMTDLATAFAAAGADTTVLTARPNYPGNRVYDDYADGSRDSRTVDGVLIERLHTIPPAGGGLKARLIHEGVLHAGFAAALARRRVGRHRAVLSLCPSILSVAIANRFKTTDGRHVAIVHDIQSGLAGALGMGGKAAVKAIRAMERAALNRADAIVVLSEPMRGVLEELGVTRPIHVIPPHVDADAVHPLPRPDQPPTALYSGAFARKQGLEQVLDMAGHLAALMPQARVLLRGQGGLEEELKSRAQAMGLGTVVFQPLAPKDRLNEAMAEGDVHLVPQRPEGAAFAMPGKAVTILAAGRPFVSTCLPGSALATLETEVGAFLCTPPEEPRAMAEAVASLLSDPARATAMGRRGRAWVEANATRAVALDRYARLLMGEAA, from the coding sequence ATGCCGGACGCTTCCACCCATCCGCGGCCGCCGGACTTCGACCGGCCGTCCGGGTCCCTCTCCCTGGCGGATGTGCCGGTACCGGGGGACCTGCTGCTCGTGGCGCAGAGCTATTGGCCGGAGCCGGCCGGCAGCGCGCCGATGATGACCGACCTCGCCACCGCCTTCGCGGCGGCCGGGGCCGATACCACGGTGCTGACCGCGCGCCCCAACTATCCCGGCAACCGGGTCTATGACGACTATGCCGACGGGTCGCGGGACAGCCGGACGGTGGACGGGGTGCTGATCGAGCGTCTCCACACCATCCCGCCGGCCGGCGGCGGCCTGAAGGCCCGGCTGATCCACGAGGGCGTGCTGCATGCCGGCTTCGCCGCGGCCCTCGCCCGCCGCCGGGTCGGGCGGCACCGGGCGGTGCTGTCGCTCTGCCCGTCGATCCTGTCGGTGGCGATCGCCAACCGGTTCAAGACCACGGACGGCCGCCATGTCGCCATCGTCCATGACATCCAGTCCGGCCTCGCCGGGGCGTTGGGCATGGGCGGCAAGGCGGCGGTCAAGGCGATCCGCGCCATGGAGCGCGCCGCGTTGAACCGCGCCGACGCCATCGTCGTCCTGTCGGAACCGATGCGCGGCGTGCTGGAGGAACTGGGCGTCACCCGGCCGATCCATGTGATTCCGCCCCATGTCGACGCCGACGCGGTCCACCCGCTGCCGCGCCCCGACCAGCCGCCCACCGCGCTCTACAGCGGCGCCTTCGCCCGCAAGCAGGGGCTGGAGCAGGTGCTGGACATGGCGGGCCATCTGGCGGCGCTGATGCCGCAGGCCCGCGTCCTGCTGCGCGGGCAGGGCGGGCTGGAGGAGGAGCTGAAGTCCCGCGCCCAGGCGATGGGGCTCGGCACCGTGGTCTTCCAGCCGCTGGCGCCGAAGGACCGGCTGAACGAGGCGATGGCGGAGGGCGACGTCCATCTGGTGCCCCAGCGGCCGGAAGGGGCGGCCTTCGCCATGCCCGGCAAGGCGGTGACCATCCTCGCCGCCGGCCGCCCCTTCGTCAGCACCTGCCTGCCGGGATCGGCGCTCGCCACGCTGGAGACCGAGGTCGGCGCCTTCCTCTGCACCCCGCCGGAGGAACCGCGGGCGATGGCCGAGGCGGTGGCCTCCCTGCTGTCGGACCCCGCCCGCGCCACCGCCATGGGCCGCCGCGGCCGCGCCTGGGTGGAGGCGAACGCCACCCGCGCCGTGGCGCTCGACCGCTACGCCCGCCTTCTGATGGGAGAGGCAGCATGA
- a CDS encoding GDP-L-fucose synthase family protein, whose amino-acid sequence MDRNSRIFVAGHRGLVGSAILRRLTEAGHTNLVIRDRSQLDLTDQAAVRAFFDREGIEHVILAAAKVGGILANDRFGGDFIRDNLLIQTNVIDAAWRGGVKKLLFLGSSCLYPKHAEQPIKEGALLSGPMEPSNKPYAVAKIAGITMCQAYRRQYGFNAICAMPSNLYGPGDHFDPETSHALPGMIRRFHDAKLAGAPTVTLWGTGTPRREFLYADDMADACLHLMDHYDSEEIINVGPGDDIAIADLAASIRDTVGYPGTLTHDLSKPDGHPRKLMDVSRLFATGWRPRVSLEEGLRRTYGWFLENAASAHPPASKQAAE is encoded by the coding sequence ATGGACCGCAACAGCCGCATCTTCGTCGCCGGCCACCGGGGACTCGTCGGGTCCGCCATTCTGCGGCGGCTGACCGAGGCCGGACACACCAATCTGGTGATCCGCGACCGCTCGCAGCTCGACCTGACCGACCAGGCGGCGGTACGCGCCTTCTTCGACCGCGAGGGGATCGAGCATGTGATCCTGGCCGCGGCGAAGGTGGGCGGCATCCTCGCCAACGACCGCTTCGGCGGCGATTTCATCCGCGACAACCTGCTGATCCAGACCAACGTCATCGACGCCGCGTGGCGTGGCGGCGTGAAGAAACTGCTGTTCCTCGGTTCCTCCTGCCTCTATCCGAAGCATGCGGAGCAGCCGATCAAGGAGGGGGCGCTGCTGTCCGGCCCGATGGAGCCGAGCAACAAGCCCTATGCCGTCGCCAAGATCGCCGGCATCACCATGTGCCAGGCCTACCGTCGCCAATATGGCTTCAACGCCATCTGCGCCATGCCGTCGAACCTCTATGGTCCGGGCGATCATTTCGATCCCGAGACCTCGCACGCCCTGCCGGGCATGATCCGCCGCTTCCATGACGCCAAGCTGGCCGGCGCTCCGACCGTCACCCTGTGGGGTACCGGCACGCCGCGGCGCGAGTTCCTCTATGCCGACGACATGGCGGACGCCTGCCTGCATCTGATGGACCATTATGACAGCGAGGAGATCATCAATGTCGGCCCCGGCGACGACATCGCCATCGCCGATCTCGCGGCATCGATCCGCGACACCGTCGGCTATCCCGGCACGCTGACCCATGATCTGAGCAAGCCCGACGGCCACCCGCGCAAGCTGATGGACGTGTCGCGCCTGTTCGCCACCGGCTGGCGCCCCAGGGTGTCGCTGGAGGAGGGGCTGCGCCGCACCTACGGCTGGTTCCTGGAGAACGCGGCTTCCGCACACCCCCCGGCCTCCAAGCAGGCGGCGGAGTAA
- a CDS encoding NAD-dependent epimerase/dehydratase family protein has product MKHYLVTGGSGFIGAALVQRLVRDGHRVRVLDDNSRGHTGRLAGVLDDVEFVQGDIRDADAVRGAVRGVDGVLHLAAVNGTKHFYEKPEVVLDVGVRGMLNVLDACRADGVGDLVVASSSEAYQTPPLVPTPEEVPLVVPDVLNARYSYGGSKLISELLAVNWGRSGFDRVAIFRPHNVYGPDMGWDHVVPEFSRRAVEAVAGHPGGPVPFKIQGDGRQTRAFVHIDDAIDGIVTVIGKGGHLGIYHVGNPEEVTIADLARRTVACLGREAQVMPGPAAPGGTDRRSPDIAKLAALGFTPRIPLSAGLPGVVKWYADRARAEVGRMGQAAE; this is encoded by the coding sequence ATGAAACACTATCTCGTCACCGGCGGCAGCGGCTTCATCGGCGCCGCCCTGGTCCAGCGGCTGGTCCGCGACGGCCACCGCGTCCGCGTGCTGGACGACAACTCGCGCGGGCATACCGGACGGCTGGCCGGTGTGCTGGATGATGTCGAGTTCGTCCAGGGCGACATCCGCGACGCCGACGCCGTGCGCGGGGCGGTGCGCGGCGTCGATGGCGTGCTGCATCTGGCCGCCGTCAACGGCACCAAGCATTTCTACGAGAAGCCGGAGGTGGTGCTGGATGTCGGCGTGCGCGGCATGCTGAACGTGCTGGACGCCTGCCGCGCCGACGGGGTGGGCGATCTGGTCGTCGCCTCCTCCTCGGAGGCCTACCAGACCCCGCCGCTGGTGCCGACGCCGGAGGAGGTGCCGTTGGTGGTGCCGGACGTGCTGAACGCCCGCTACAGCTATGGCGGCTCCAAGCTGATCTCGGAGCTGCTGGCGGTGAACTGGGGCCGCAGCGGCTTCGACCGCGTGGCGATCTTCCGTCCGCACAATGTCTACGGTCCCGACATGGGCTGGGACCATGTGGTGCCGGAATTCTCCCGCCGCGCGGTGGAGGCGGTCGCCGGCCACCCGGGCGGGCCGGTGCCCTTCAAGATCCAGGGCGACGGCCGTCAGACCCGCGCCTTCGTCCACATCGACGACGCCATCGACGGCATCGTGACGGTGATCGGCAAGGGCGGGCATCTCGGCATCTACCATGTCGGCAACCCGGAGGAGGTCACCATCGCCGACCTCGCCCGCCGGACGGTCGCCTGCCTCGGCCGCGAGGCCCAGGTGATGCCCGGCCCGGCCGCCCCCGGCGGCACCGACCGCCGCAGCCCCGACATCGCCAAGCTGGCGGCGCTGGGCTTCACCCCGCGCATCCCGCTCTCCGCCGGCCTGCCCGGCGTGGTGAAGTGGTACGCCGACCGCGCCCGTGCGGAGGTGGGGCGCATGGGGCAGGCGGCGGAATAG
- a CDS encoding nucleotide sugar dehydrogenase, with translation MLPKTFSDRNVCVLGLGYVGLTLAVAMADAGFQVHGVEVRQDVLDKLGQGDPHFHEPGLTEKLRHVMARGRFTFSRDQEDCGKASVFIITVGTPLGKDGRVRTDMIEAATRQVAAGLHDGDLVILRSTVKLGTTRNVVAPILRATGKQFDIAFCPERTLEGQALLELNQLPQIVGAESLDVATRAAQIFGFLTPTTVKVSTLETAELIKLVDNTYRDVTFAFSNEIARLCNAMEISAVEVARAGKLGYPRTNLPLPGPVGGPCLEKDPHILIEAAREVGVEMAITAAGRLVNESQPVEVAAFLGKLAHSMQGFPQAPTISLMGLAFKGRPATDDLRGTMAKPVLEELRQRFPTARLRGFDAVVRPDDIRSFGLEPAANMAEAVSGANLAVILNNHPVFTSMPLPDLAQRMDRPGVIYDFWNNFNSRDVDLPDGTAYVALGSHGAARYAHVA, from the coding sequence ATGCTTCCCAAGACTTTTTCCGATCGTAACGTCTGCGTCCTCGGGCTCGGCTATGTCGGCTTGACGCTGGCGGTCGCGATGGCGGACGCCGGCTTCCAGGTGCATGGGGTCGAGGTGCGGCAGGACGTTCTCGACAAGCTCGGCCAGGGCGACCCGCATTTCCACGAACCGGGCCTGACCGAGAAGCTGCGCCACGTCATGGCCCGCGGCCGTTTCACCTTCAGCCGCGATCAGGAGGATTGCGGCAAGGCCAGCGTCTTCATCATCACGGTCGGCACGCCGCTTGGCAAGGACGGGCGGGTCCGCACCGACATGATCGAAGCGGCGACCCGGCAGGTCGCCGCCGGCCTGCATGACGGCGATCTGGTCATCCTGCGCTCCACCGTGAAGCTGGGCACCACCCGCAACGTCGTGGCGCCGATCCTGCGCGCCACCGGCAAGCAGTTCGACATCGCCTTCTGCCCGGAACGCACGCTGGAAGGCCAGGCCCTGCTGGAGCTGAACCAGCTGCCGCAGATCGTCGGGGCGGAAAGCCTGGACGTCGCCACCCGCGCGGCGCAGATCTTCGGCTTCCTGACGCCGACCACCGTCAAGGTCTCCACCCTGGAGACGGCGGAGCTGATCAAGCTGGTCGACAACACCTACCGCGACGTCACCTTCGCCTTTTCCAACGAGATCGCCCGGCTGTGCAACGCCATGGAGATCTCGGCGGTCGAGGTGGCGCGCGCCGGCAAGCTGGGATATCCGCGCACCAACCTGCCGCTGCCCGGCCCGGTCGGCGGCCCCTGCCTGGAGAAGGATCCCCATATCCTGATCGAGGCGGCGCGCGAGGTCGGGGTGGAGATGGCGATCACCGCCGCCGGCCGTCTGGTCAACGAAAGCCAGCCGGTCGAGGTCGCCGCGTTCCTCGGCAAGCTCGCCCATTCGATGCAGGGCTTCCCGCAGGCGCCGACCATCAGCCTGATGGGCCTCGCCTTCAAGGGCCGGCCGGCGACCGACGATCTGCGCGGCACCATGGCCAAGCCGGTGCTGGAGGAACTGCGCCAGCGCTTCCCCACCGCCCGCCTGCGCGGCTTCGACGCCGTGGTGCGCCCCGACGACATCCGCAGCTTCGGACTGGAGCCGGCCGCCAACATGGCCGAGGCGGTGTCCGGCGCCAATCTGGCGGTGATCCTGAACAACCACCCGGTCTTCACCTCGATGCCGCTGCCGGATCTGGCCCAGCGGATGGACCGGCCGGGCGTGATCTACGACTTCTGGAACAACTTCAACAGCCGTGACGTCGACCTGCCCGACGGCACCGCCTATGTGGCGCTCGGCAGCCATGGCGCCGCCCGCTACGCGCATGTGGCCTGA
- a CDS encoding flippase codes for MSAGHRIFRNIRALAAAKVATMASGLVTAAWTARVLGPDSFGVLGFGTSLMAYAALFVNMGLSTYAIREIARNREREDHRERAAALSEHVLTLRTVLALLVGALYAVFVLSLDKPMAVKAVLLVQAVQLLGNALVLDFVYQATEKMGVIATREIGTSIGSMLLVFLLVRGPEDAITAAAITGGSITVNALVMIGRFRRDFGHLRPRVDLEVWREILTAATPMAVGVFAWAIFTHLDVVMLGFLAPHTEVGWYSAAVKIQTLANLVGNIVMNAFLPQLAAAYGELGPMRDRMRAYASVMLAVGGLVVAGGLALAPSILATLFGDAYAPATLALRLLMLASAVVYANMILGNPLLVWHRQTGYMVAMLAGGALNALLNIWWIPRYGIEGAAMATFTAELAATIAIAWIHRQAVGELYGGITARAMLCAGAAIAAALALDRVAAPVFDRMPALVHFVAGSMAMVVLYAAMAVLTGLVQLKRLRRLTSAPA; via the coding sequence ATGTCGGCAGGACACCGCATTTTCCGGAACATCCGCGCCCTTGCCGCCGCCAAGGTGGCGACGATGGCGAGCGGGCTGGTCACCGCCGCCTGGACGGCGCGTGTCCTGGGACCGGACAGTTTCGGCGTGCTCGGCTTCGGCACCTCGCTGATGGCCTATGCGGCGCTGTTCGTGAACATGGGCCTGTCCACCTACGCCATCCGCGAGATCGCCCGCAACCGTGAGCGGGAGGACCATCGCGAGAGGGCGGCCGCGCTGTCGGAGCATGTCCTGACCCTGCGCACCGTTCTGGCCCTGCTGGTGGGCGCCCTCTATGCCGTTTTCGTCCTGTCGCTGGACAAGCCGATGGCGGTGAAGGCGGTTCTTCTGGTGCAGGCGGTGCAGTTGCTGGGGAACGCCCTGGTGCTCGACTTTGTTTACCAGGCGACCGAGAAGATGGGGGTGATCGCCACGCGCGAGATCGGCACCTCCATCGGCTCCATGCTTCTCGTCTTCCTGCTGGTGCGTGGGCCTGAGGACGCCATCACCGCAGCCGCCATCACCGGCGGATCGATCACCGTCAACGCGCTGGTGATGATCGGCCGTTTCCGCCGCGATTTCGGCCATCTGCGCCCGCGGGTCGACCTGGAAGTCTGGCGCGAAATCCTGACGGCGGCGACGCCGATGGCGGTCGGCGTCTTCGCCTGGGCGATCTTCACCCATCTGGACGTGGTGATGCTCGGCTTCCTGGCCCCGCACACCGAGGTCGGCTGGTACAGCGCGGCGGTCAAGATCCAGACGCTTGCCAATCTGGTCGGCAACATCGTGATGAACGCCTTCCTGCCGCAGCTGGCCGCCGCCTATGGCGAGCTGGGACCGATGCGCGACCGCATGCGGGCCTACGCCTCGGTCATGCTGGCGGTCGGCGGGCTGGTCGTCGCCGGCGGCCTCGCCCTGGCGCCGTCGATCCTGGCGACGCTGTTCGGCGACGCCTACGCCCCGGCGACGCTGGCGCTGCGGCTGCTGATGCTGGCCTCGGCGGTGGTCTACGCCAACATGATCCTCGGCAACCCGCTGCTGGTCTGGCACCGGCAGACCGGCTACATGGTCGCCATGCTGGCGGGCGGGGCGCTGAACGCCCTGCTGAACATCTGGTGGATCCCCCGCTACGGCATCGAGGGTGCCGCGATGGCGACCTTCACCGCCGAGCTGGCCGCCACCATCGCCATCGCCTGGATCCACAGGCAGGCGGTCGGCGAGCTGTATGGCGGCATCACCGCGAGGGCCATGCTGTGCGCCGGCGCCGCCATCGCCGCGGCACTGGCGCTCGACCGCGTCGCGGCACCCGTGTTCGATCGGATGCCGGCGCTGGTGCATTTCGTCGCCGGCAGCATGGCGATGGTCGTGCTCTATGCGGCCATGGCCGTGCTGACGGGGTTGGTCCAACTGAAAAGGCTGCGCCGGCTGACCAGCGCCCCGGCCTGA
- a CDS encoding GumC family protein, with the protein MATQELQDHPRHTTPESRRGPGSVSPGISYDLSASAASAVRRTTGLLRRHKLLIGTVIVVGTGLAALVAFRMTPLYSAETLIMVEHRKNTVLNFDGVVSDMTPDISALQSEVAILKSPAFAEKVVTRLKLMNDPEFNASLRPPPPGWLAALNPRNWIPDSWRQGGGVPLSPEEVERNRMTAVVNAVLDNTSVRPQGRSYVIAVSFDSEDPRKASLIANTMADLYLVDQLDEKFKASKRATQWLEERLTDLRKEAQTTGDAVEKYRTQHGLTTSSTNESTVVGQQLSQLNTDYVLARTKRQEAETKLRDVTAMANSPRGASAVGDVLGSPLIQALREREVDLQRQIADATNRYGGKHPMLQALQSQLRDLQGQIKADVGKIVANLGNELELAKGREKALKASLDQAESKQNEQQQATVGLRTLERDANTAQSMYEALLTRSQQIAAQTDMRQPDARVVSEASIPLDPSQPNRKLILLLALVASGTLGVLLAMLRERADGGFRSPHQFETATGVRSLGIVPRIPRFGGSPAAYVVDKPISAFAESMQNLRTSLLLANPDGRHRVILFSSSVPGEGKSSVAAAFARICANAGQRTILVDCDLRRKSLHEMLGLSNSRGLSELLAGTAVLEEVIQVDPRTGLHVIAAGHGSTLPQDTLGSSGMHQLLSRLSVDYDRIVLDSPPVLAVSEGKLLAALADQTVFIVRWGMTKRGTAMAGLKEVVEAGGEVVGVLFSQVDTRRHAQYEFPDSGRYHGYRRYYAN; encoded by the coding sequence TTGGCCACCCAGGAACTTCAGGATCATCCCCGGCACACCACCCCTGAGTCTCGGCGGGGCCCCGGTTCCGTCTCCCCCGGCATCTCTTATGATCTGTCGGCCAGCGCCGCCAGCGCGGTGCGCCGGACCACCGGGCTCCTGCGGCGGCACAAGCTGTTGATCGGTACGGTGATCGTGGTCGGCACCGGGTTGGCGGCCCTGGTCGCCTTCCGGATGACGCCGCTCTACAGCGCCGAAACGCTCATCATGGTGGAGCACCGCAAGAACACCGTCCTCAATTTCGACGGCGTGGTGTCCGACATGACCCCCGACATCAGCGCGCTGCAAAGCGAGGTCGCGATCCTGAAATCGCCGGCCTTCGCCGAAAAGGTCGTGACCAGGCTGAAGCTGATGAACGATCCGGAATTCAATGCTTCGCTGCGTCCGCCGCCGCCCGGATGGCTGGCGGCGCTGAATCCGCGCAACTGGATTCCCGACAGCTGGCGGCAGGGCGGCGGCGTACCGCTGTCGCCGGAGGAGGTCGAACGCAACCGGATGACCGCCGTGGTCAATGCGGTGCTCGACAACACCTCGGTCCGGCCGCAGGGACGCTCCTACGTCATCGCCGTCAGCTTCGACAGCGAGGATCCGCGCAAGGCGTCCCTGATCGCCAACACCATGGCCGACCTTTATCTGGTCGATCAGCTCGACGAGAAGTTCAAGGCGTCCAAGCGCGCCACCCAGTGGCTGGAGGAACGGCTGACCGACCTGCGCAAGGAGGCGCAGACCACCGGCGACGCGGTGGAGAAATACCGGACCCAGCATGGCCTGACCACCTCGTCCACCAACGAGAGCACCGTGGTCGGCCAGCAGCTGAGCCAGCTGAACACCGACTATGTCCTGGCCCGCACCAAGCGGCAGGAGGCCGAGACCAAGCTGCGCGACGTCACCGCCATGGCGAATTCGCCGCGCGGCGCCTCGGCGGTCGGCGACGTGCTGGGCTCGCCGCTGATCCAGGCCCTGCGCGAGCGTGAGGTCGATCTCCAGCGCCAGATCGCCGACGCCACCAACCGCTATGGCGGCAAGCACCCGATGCTTCAGGCCCTGCAAAGCCAGCTGCGCGACCTGCAAGGCCAGATCAAGGCCGATGTCGGCAAGATCGTCGCCAACCTCGGGAACGAGCTGGAACTGGCCAAGGGGCGGGAAAAGGCGCTGAAGGCCAGCCTGGACCAGGCCGAATCCAAGCAGAACGAGCAGCAGCAGGCGACCGTCGGCCTGCGCACGCTGGAACGCGACGCCAATACCGCCCAGTCGATGTATGAGGCGCTGCTGACCCGCTCGCAGCAGATCGCGGCGCAGACCGACATGCGCCAGCCCGACGCCCGCGTCGTGTCCGAGGCGTCGATCCCGCTCGATCCGTCGCAGCCCAACCGCAAGTTGATCCTGCTGCTGGCGCTGGTGGCGTCGGGCACGCTGGGCGTGCTTCTGGCCATGCTGCGCGAGCGGGCCGACGGCGGGTTCCGCAGCCCGCACCAGTTCGAGACGGCGACCGGCGTGCGCAGCCTGGGCATCGTGCCGCGCATCCCGCGCTTCGGCGGTTCGCCGGCCGCCTATGTGGTGGACAAGCCGATTTCAGCCTTCGCCGAATCGATGCAGAACCTGCGCACCTCGCTGCTGCTCGCCAATCCGGACGGACGGCACCGGGTGATCCTGTTCAGCTCCTCGGTTCCCGGTGAAGGCAAGAGCTCGGTCGCCGCGGCCTTCGCCCGCATCTGCGCCAACGCCGGCCAGCGGACGATCCTGGTCGATTGCGACCTGCGGCGGAAAAGCCTGCACGAGATGCTTGGGCTGTCCAACAGCCGCGGCCTGTCGGAGCTGCTGGCCGGCACCGCGGTGCTGGAGGAGGTGATCCAGGTCGATCCGCGCACCGGCCTGCACGTCATCGCCGCCGGTCATGGCAGCACGCTGCCGCAGGACACGCTGGGCTCCTCGGGCATGCACCAGCTGCTGTCGCGCCTGTCGGTCGATTATGACCGCATCGTTCTGGATTCGCCGCCGGTGCTGGCGGTGTCGGAAGGCAAGCTGCTGGCGGCCCTCGCCGACCAGACCGTCTTCATCGTCCGCTGGGGCATGACCAAGCGCGGCACCGCCATGGCCGGACTGAAGGAGGTGGTCGAGGCCGGCGGCGAGGTGGTGGGCGTCCTGTTCAGCCAGGTCGATACCCGCCGCCATGCCCAGTACGAGTTCCCGGACAGCGGCCGCTATCACGGCTACCGCCGCTACTACGCGAACTGA